The Gemmatimonadetes bacterium SCN 70-22 genomic interval ACGACGCTAGAACGTCAGGGCGAGGGAAGCGACGAGCAGGACGTTGGATGCCCTGCGCCCGTCGCGCGAGATCCACGATTCACTCGCGAGGTGCGAGAGGTGGATCCCGCCGTCGCGCCGGGGCACGGCGTCTCGTGACGTGGCCGCTCGCGGCCGCGCAAACGCCGAGTCGAGGGCGATGTTGAGGAGCAGGACGTTCACGCGCGACTCGCCGAAGAAGCCGAACTGGCGCCCCTCCACGTGCCGGACGACCAGGGCGCGCACCGCCGCGCTGTCCACGCCGCGCGCACGCGCCACCCGCGCCACCTGCAGCGCGGCGTTGGCCGGCGAGATGTGCGGATCGAGCCCCGACGCCGAGCGCGTCGCCATGTCGGTGGGGATCGCCCCTCGTGCGGCGCCGTCGCGGCGCACGGCTTCGTCCACCGCCCGGGCGATGAGCGTGTCGGCCAGCGTGCGGTCGGTGGGCCCCTTGTTGCTCCCCCCGGAGGCAGCGCCGTCGTAGCCGCTCCCCGCCGCCGACGGACGCGGGTGGAAGTACCAGTCCTGCGTGAACGGCTGCCCGATGAGCGCGCTCCCCACCACGCGCCCGTCCACCTCAACGAGCGAGCCGTTGGCCTGGCGGGGAAAGACGAGCTGGGCGATGCCGGTGACGATGCCGGGGTACACCCCCCCGGTGATCAGGCAGAGCACGAGCGTGAGGACGATCGCCGGACGCAACTGCTTGCGAAGCATGGGCATCTCCCTAGACCAGTCGGAGGACGACGAGCGCCATGTCGAGGAGCTTGATCCCCACGAAGGGAACGAGAAGTCCGCCGAGTCCGTAGACGACGAGGTTGTGGCGGAGGATCGTCCCCGCCGCGGCCGGGCGGTACTTCACTCCGCGCAGCGCCAGCGGGATGAGGGCGATGATGACCAGCGCGTTGAAGATCACGCTGGCCAGGATCGCCGACGTGCTGGAGTGCAGGCGCATCATGTTGAGCGCCCCCAACTCGGGATAGGCGGCCACGAACATCGCTGGAATGATGGCGAAGTACTTGGCCACGTCGTTGGCGATGGAGAAGGTCGTCAGCGCTCCCCGGGTCATGAGGAGTTGCTTCCCGATCTCCACCACCTCGATCAGCTTGGTCGGGTTGGAGTCGAGGTCGATCATGTTCCCCGCCTCTTTCGCCGCCTGCGTCCCACTCCCCATCGCGACCCCGACATCGGCCTGCGCCAGCGCCGGGGCATCGTTGGTCCCGTCTCCGGTCATCGCCACCAGCTTCCCCCCGCCCTGCTCGCGCCTGATGAGCGCCATCTTGTCCTCGGGCTTGGCCTCGGCCAGGAAGTCGTCGACCCCCGCTTCCTGCGCGATGGCGGCGGCGGTGAGCGGGTTGTCGCCGGTGATCATCACCGTGCGAATCCCCATCGCCCGCAGCCGCTCGAAGCGCTCCCGCATCCCTCCTTTCACCACGTCCTTGAGGTAGATCACACCGAGGATGCGCGCGCCGCCGTGCCCGGCGGCCGCGGCCATCCCCACCGCGCGCTCGGCGACCACGAGGGGCGTCCCCCCTTCGCGGGCGATCCGCTCCACCAGCGGTCGCAACTCGGCGTTGCCGTTGCCGCCGTGCGCGTGCACCCAGCGCGACACGGCGTCGCCGGCCCCCTTCCGCAGCTCGTGCGTGGGCGTGTCGACGCCACTCATCCGCGTGCTCGCCGAGAAGGGAAGAAACGCCAGGCGGACGTGCTCCTCGTCGTGTGATGTCGAGGATGCTGTGCCGTCGGTGCCGTCGGTGCCGTCGGTGCCCTCTGTGCCGTCTGTGCCGTCTGTGCCGGCGGGGCGCGTCCCGTCGGTGAGCGTACGGGCACGGATCCCGAATGCGTTCTTGGCCAGTACCACGATGCTCCGTCCCTCCGGCGTCTCATCGGCCAGCGAGGCGAGCTGCGCGCGGTCGGCGAGATAGGCGTCGTCGACCCCCGGCATCGGGTGGAACGAGACCGCCTGCCGGTTGCCTAACGTGATGGTCCCGGTCTTGTCGAGAAGGAGCGTGTTGACGTCTCCCGCCGCCTCCACCGCCCGCCCGCTCATGGCGATCACGTTCTGCTGGATCATCCGGTCCATCCCGGCGATCCCGATGGCCGAGAGGAGCCCGCCGATGGTCGTCGGGATGAGGCAGACGAGGAGCGCCACCAGCACCGGCGTCCCGACCGATGTCCCGGAGTAGAGGGCGAACGGCTGCAGCGTCACGACGGCGAAGAGGAAGACGATGGTCAGCCCGGACAGGAGGATGGTGAGCGCGACCTCATTGGGCGTCTTCTGGCGCGCCGCCCCTTCGACGAGGGCGATCATCCGATCGAGGAAGGTCTCTCCCGGGCCGGCGGTGATGCGGATGACGAGGTAGTCGGAGAGGACCTTGGTCCCGCCGGTCACCGCCGAGCGATCGCCCCCCGACTCGCGGATCACGGGAGCCGACTCGCCCGTGATCGCCGACTCGTCGACCGAGGCCACGCCGTCGACCACCTCGCCATCGCTGGGGATGATGTCGCCCGGCTCGCAAACGACGTGGTCGTCCCGCTCCAGCTCGCTCGACGGGACGAAGTAGAAGCGGTGGCGGTCCGCGGGATCGTCGAGCTTCTTGGCCCTGGTCTGCGCGCGGGAGGCGCGCAGCGTGTCGGCCTGGGCCTTGCCGCGCCCTTCGGCCATCGCCTCGGCGAAGTTGGCGAAGAGGACGGTGAACCAGAGCCAGACCGCCAGCTGCACGGTGAAGCCGATGTGGCCGGCCCCTTGAACCAGGTCGCGCACGAGGACGAGCGAGGTGAGGAGCGAGCCGATGAAGACGACGAACATCACCGGGTTCCGCACCATGGCGCGGGGGTGGAGCTTGGCGACGGCGTCGCGCACGGCCCGCTTCACGATCGGCGGGTCGAAGAGGGGGCGTTTGGAGACGGACATCCTAGAAGAGCCTCCCCGCGCCCATGGCCAGGTGCTCGACGATCGGTCCCAGGGCGAGGGCCGGGAAGAAGGTGAGGGCGCTGACGATCACGATCACGCCGACCAGGAGCGTCACGAAGAGCGGCGAGGTGACGGGGAAGGTCCCCGCCGAGTCGGGCGCCTGCTGCTTCTCGGCCAGGAAGCCCGCCAGCGCCAGCATCGGGACCATCATCAGGAAGCGACCGGTGAGCATGCTGAGGCCCAACAGCGTGTTGTAGTACGCGGTGCCGCCGGTGAGCCCGGCAAAGGCGCTCCCGTTGTTGGCCGCGGCGCTGGAGAAGGCGTACAGGATTTCCGATAGCCCGTGCGGCCCTTGGTTGTTGAGCCCTGCAAGTCCGGCCGGCACGGCGACGGAGAGCGCCGTCGTCACCAGGATGGCAGCCGGGAAGACGAGGACGTAGAGCATGGCCATTTGCACCTCACGGGCCTGGATCTTCTTGCCGAGGTACTCCGGCGTGCGCCCCACCATCAGCCCGGCGATGAAGACGGTGAGGATGACCATCACCAGCATCCCGTAGAGCCCCGCCCCCACACCGCCGAAGACGACCTCGCCCAGCTGCATGTTCACCAGCGGGACCAGGCCGCCCAACGGGGTGAACGAGTCGTGCATGCTGTTCACCGCCCCGCACGAGGCGGCGGTGGTCACGGTGGCGAACAGTGCCGAGTTGGCGATGCCGAAGCGCACCTCCTTCCCCTCCATGTTGCCGCCGGGGGTGGTGCCGGTGGTCGCGACGTCGAGCCCACGCGCGGCGTGGATCGGGTTGCCGCGCGCCTCGGACGTGTAGGCGATCGTCACCCCGCCGGCCAAGAGGACGAACATCGCGCTCCACACGGCCCACCCGTGGCGCTGGTTCCGCACCATCCGCCCCAGCATGTACGTCATGGCCGACGGGATGGCCAGGATCGCGAGCATCTGCAGAAAGTTTGTCCACGGCGTGGGATTCTCGAACGGGTGCGCCGAGTTGGCGTTGAAGAAGCCGCCGCCGTTGGTGCCGAGCTGCTTGATCGCCTCCTGGCTCGCCACCGGCCCCATCGCCAGCACCTGCCGGCCCCCCTCGAGTGTTGAAAGCTCCACGTAGGAGCTGAAGTTCTGGATCGCCCCCTGCTGCACGAGGACGAGCGCGAAGACGAGCGACAGGGGGAGGAGCACATAGAGGGTCCCGCGCACCGTGTCGACCCAGAAGTTCCCCAGCTTGCCGGCGCTGCGGCGGGCGATGCCGCGCACGAACGCCACCGCCACGGCCATCCCCACCGCGGCGGAGACGAAGTTGTGGAAGGCCAGCTGCGTCATCTGCGACAGGTACGACATCGTCGACTCGCCGCCGTACGACTGCCAGTTGGTGTTGGTGGTGAACGACGCCGCCGTCTCGAAGGCCTGGCGCGGGGGGAGCGCCGACAACCCCTGCGGGTTGAGCGGGAAGAGGTGCTGCAGGCGCAGCACCGCGTACGTGAGCAGCATCGACGCCACGCAGAAGAGAAGCACTCCCGCGGCGTAGCGCGTCCAGTGCTGGTCCTCGGCGGGATCGATGCCCGAGACGCGATAGATTGCGCGCTCCACCGGCGCCAGCCAGCGCACCGAGCCGTCGTAGACACGCACGAGGTACGCCCCCAGCGGCCTGGCCACCGCCAGAACGCAGAGCGAGAAGAAGGCGATCTGCAGCCAGCCGTTGCCCGTCATCAGAACTTCTCCGGCCGAAGCAGCGTGTAGAGCAGGTAGCCGAGGAGCGCAGCCGAGATGGTCAGGGCGAGTACCACGTCGGGCGTCATGCGTTTCGCTCCTCGCCGCCGTCGACGGCTGACCGTCCCAGCCGCGCGCAGCCCCGCACGTACCAGAGCATCAGCGCGAAGAAGGCCACGATGATGAGCGTGTAGGCCAGGTCGAGCACGTGCCCTCCATGAGGCGGAGGCGCCGCTCGCCATGGTCCAGCCGATGCGGTGGGACGAGCGTCGCGCCGTACGGGACACACGTTGCCCGTCGTGCCGTGAAGGGCGCGCAAACGCCGCGGCGGGCGGCGTTAAGGTCGCATGAAGGAGTGGCGCGGTGCCGCCGGGCGCGCCGAGGCGTCCCGGTCGCCCGCTACCCCGCGTCGATCTCGGTCAGCTCGGCGGCCGGGAGGCGCAGCGTGAAGACGCTGCCACCGCCGTCGCGCGGGGCGTAGGTGAGCGTCCCGCCCTGCGCTTCGGCGAGCCCGCGGGCGATGGCCAGCCCGAGCCCGACGCTCCCCTCGTCGGGGCGCGACGACGCGGGGCGATAGAGCGCCTCGAAGATCCGCTCCGCCTCACCAGGTGCAACGCCCGGCCCGCGATCGGCGACATGGACGGCCAGCCTGTCGCCCTCGCGCGCCACCATCAGTTCCACCGGCGCGTCACCCGGGGCGTACTTGCGGGCGTTCTCGAGGAGGTTCACCACGATGCGCACCGCGTGCGTGAGGTCGAAGCGCGCCAGCGGGAGGGCGTCGCCGGGGGGGAGCCGTACCGCGATGCGGCGCGCGCCGAAACTGCCTTCCACCTGTTGCAGCGCCGCCGAGAGGAGCTCGTCCACCGGCGTCACCGCCACCTGCAACGAGACGCGCCCGCTGGCCAGTCGCGACATGTCGAGCATGTCGGTCACGAATCGGTTGAGGCGGTCGGCTTCCTGCTCGATCACCTCGGAGCGCTCGTCGCCCAGCGTGCCCATCTCGTGGGCGAGCGCCTTGATCGTGGTGAGCGGCGTGCGCAGGTCGTGCGACACCGAGGCCAGCACGGCGCTGCGCATCCGGTCGGCTTCGCGCAGCGCCTCGAGGTGCTCGGTCGTCCGCTCCAGTCGCGCGCGCTCGGCGCCTAACGCGGCGTAGTAGGCCAGCGCCGACAACAGGCGCTCGCGCGCGCCGTCGAGGGAGAGCCCTGCCCGGTCCTC includes:
- a CDS encoding potassium-transporting ATPase subunit C encodes the protein MPMLRKQLRPAIVLTLVLCLITGGVYPGIVTGIAQLVFPRQANGSLVEVDGRVVGSALIGQPFTQDWYFHPRPSAAGSGYDGAASGGSNKGPTDRTLADTLIARAVDEAVRRDGAARGAIPTDMATRSASGLDPHISPANAALQVARVARARGVDSAAVRALVVRHVEGRQFGFFGESRVNVLLLNIALDSAFARPRAATSRDAVPRRDGGIHLSHLASESWISRDGRRASNVLLVASLALTF
- a CDS encoding potassium-transporting ATPase subunit B; its protein translation is MSVSKRPLFDPPIVKRAVRDAVAKLHPRAMVRNPVMFVVFIGSLLTSLVLVRDLVQGAGHIGFTVQLAVWLWFTVLFANFAEAMAEGRGKAQADTLRASRAQTRAKKLDDPADRHRFYFVPSSELERDDHVVCEPGDIIPSDGEVVDGVASVDESAITGESAPVIRESGGDRSAVTGGTKVLSDYLVIRITAGPGETFLDRMIALVEGAARQKTPNEVALTILLSGLTIVFLFAVVTLQPFALYSGTSVGTPVLVALLVCLIPTTIGGLLSAIGIAGMDRMIQQNVIAMSGRAVEAAGDVNTLLLDKTGTITLGNRQAVSFHPMPGVDDAYLADRAQLASLADETPEGRSIVVLAKNAFGIRARTLTDGTRPAGTDGTDGTEGTDGTDGTDGTASSTSHDEEHVRLAFLPFSASTRMSGVDTPTHELRKGAGDAVSRWVHAHGGNGNAELRPLVERIAREGGTPLVVAERAVGMAAAAGHGGARILGVIYLKDVVKGGMRERFERLRAMGIRTVMITGDNPLTAAAIAQEAGVDDFLAEAKPEDKMALIRREQGGGKLVAMTGDGTNDAPALAQADVGVAMGSGTQAAKEAGNMIDLDSNPTKLIEVVEIGKQLLMTRGALTTFSIANDVAKYFAIIPAMFVAAYPELGALNMMRLHSSTSAILASVIFNALVIIALIPLALRGVKYRPAAAGTILRHNLVVYGLGGLLVPFVGIKLLDMALVVLRLV
- a CDS encoding potassium-transporting ATPase subunit KdpA (catalyzes the hydrolysis of ATP coupled with the exchange of hydrogen and potassium ions) — encoded protein: MTGNGWLQIAFFSLCVLAVARPLGAYLVRVYDGSVRWLAPVERAIYRVSGIDPAEDQHWTRYAAGVLLFCVASMLLTYAVLRLQHLFPLNPQGLSALPPRQAFETAASFTTNTNWQSYGGESTMSYLSQMTQLAFHNFVSAAVGMAVAVAFVRGIARRSAGKLGNFWVDTVRGTLYVLLPLSLVFALVLVQQGAIQNFSSYVELSTLEGGRQVLAMGPVASQEAIKQLGTNGGGFFNANSAHPFENPTPWTNFLQMLAILAIPSAMTYMLGRMVRNQRHGWAVWSAMFVLLAGGVTIAYTSEARGNPIHAARGLDVATTGTTPGGNMEGKEVRFGIANSALFATVTTAASCGAVNSMHDSFTPLGGLVPLVNMQLGEVVFGGVGAGLYGMLVMVILTVFIAGLMVGRTPEYLGKKIQAREVQMAMLYVLVFPAAILVTTALSVAVPAGLAGLNNQGPHGLSEILYAFSSAAANNGSAFAGLTGGTAYYNTLLGLSMLTGRFLMMVPMLALAGFLAEKQQAPDSAGTFPVTSPLFVTLLVGVIVIVSALTFFPALALGPIVEHLAMGAGRLF
- a CDS encoding potassium-transporting ATPase subunit F, with the translated sequence MTPDVVLALTISAALLGYLLYTLLRPEKF